A genomic segment from Nocardiopsis sp. Huas11 encodes:
- a CDS encoding aminoglycoside N(3)-acetyltransferase: MPFTPDPDHPPRTRASLTHDLTALGVRPADTLLVHSSLRSLGWVCGGAPAVIQALTDAIGPEGTLAAPTQTMDNSDPAHWSAPAVPASWWPTIREHSPAYDPQVTPTGGMGRIPETLRTWSGATRSAHPQTSFAALGPRADTLTRDHPLHCALGERSPLARLERAHARVLLLGVGYASCTAFHLAEYLLPQPATGPSSCAVLRPDRTRAWVTYTDVILDSADFDDLGAAFEATGAVTTGQVGQARARLFSLPRAVAFAHAWMSQHRSAPPPPTGTPAPRTPPRTRPHPPSTR, encoded by the coding sequence ATGCCCTTCACCCCCGACCCCGACCACCCGCCCCGCACCCGGGCGTCACTGACACACGACCTCACCGCACTGGGCGTCCGCCCCGCCGACACCCTGCTCGTCCACTCCTCCCTACGATCGCTCGGCTGGGTGTGCGGCGGCGCACCGGCCGTCATCCAGGCCCTGACCGACGCGATCGGCCCCGAAGGCACCCTCGCCGCGCCCACCCAGACCATGGACAACTCCGACCCCGCACACTGGTCGGCGCCCGCGGTCCCCGCGTCCTGGTGGCCGACCATCCGCGAGCACAGCCCCGCCTACGACCCCCAGGTGACACCGACCGGCGGCATGGGCCGGATCCCCGAGACACTGCGCACCTGGTCCGGCGCCACCCGCAGCGCACACCCCCAGACCTCCTTCGCCGCCCTGGGCCCCCGCGCCGACACCCTGACCCGCGACCACCCCCTGCACTGCGCGCTGGGCGAGCGCTCACCACTCGCCCGCCTGGAGCGGGCCCACGCCCGAGTCCTGCTCCTGGGCGTGGGCTACGCGTCCTGCACCGCGTTCCACCTCGCCGAGTACCTCCTGCCACAACCCGCCACGGGCCCGTCCTCCTGCGCGGTCCTGCGCCCGGACCGAACCCGGGCCTGGGTCACCTACACCGACGTGATCCTGGACTCCGCCGACTTCGACGACCTGGGCGCGGCCTTCGAAGCCACCGGAGCCGTCACCACCGGACAGGTCGGCCAGGCCCGCGCACGACTCTTCTCCCTCCCCCGGGCCGTGGCGTTCGCCCACGCCTGGATGTCACAGCACCGGAGCGCACCACCCCCGCCCACCGGAACGCCCGCACCGCGTACACCACCGCGCACGCGGCCGCACCCACCATCAACGCGGTGA
- a CDS encoding DUF1015 family protein → MPRQPLELAPFRGLRYTALDIGHVLDSGELEVAHLLAPPYDIPGPAEAMELFRSDPHNATRLTRPYQLNLTMPGNCSGAPATVVYERAAESLRSWIDDGVLSQDEAPALYVYEQVTADGTRQRGLVGALRLPEGEPSPVRGHESVSQGPVRDRVRLMRTTRANLEPIFLLYRGGNGATTRITESAEHQGDLLVDTRTSDGTRHRLWALPSTAAHAQISADLAQRTALIADGHHRYDAYRAMHEHHREPAWAYGLAFLVDSEVHPPRLGAIHRVLPGLDTAAALETAREIATVDELADQAPHVPETAPTPSLVLAAPDGTAHLVHDFDEAALKRAMPTRSTDWRHLPTAILQEVLLPRWNFQGEIRMVHDDPGEAVQAARETEGTAVLVPPMSVQHVYAIADRGELTPRKSTSFGPKPRSGLVMRILDHP, encoded by the coding sequence ATGCCTCGCCAACCACTCGAACTGGCTCCCTTCCGCGGCCTGCGCTACACGGCCCTGGACATCGGTCATGTCCTGGACTCCGGTGAACTCGAGGTCGCCCACCTCCTCGCCCCGCCCTACGACATCCCCGGGCCCGCGGAGGCCATGGAGCTGTTCCGCTCCGACCCGCACAACGCGACCCGGCTCACCCGCCCCTACCAGCTCAACCTGACCATGCCGGGCAACTGTTCGGGCGCCCCCGCCACGGTCGTCTACGAACGCGCCGCCGAGAGCCTGCGCTCGTGGATCGACGACGGCGTGCTGTCCCAGGACGAGGCACCCGCGCTGTACGTCTACGAACAGGTCACCGCCGACGGCACCCGCCAGCGCGGACTCGTCGGAGCCCTGCGCCTGCCCGAAGGGGAGCCCAGCCCCGTCCGCGGCCACGAGAGCGTGAGCCAGGGCCCGGTACGCGACCGCGTACGGCTGATGCGCACCACCCGCGCCAACCTCGAACCGATCTTCCTCCTCTACCGGGGCGGAAACGGCGCCACCACCCGCATCACCGAATCGGCCGAGCACCAGGGCGACCTGCTCGTGGACACCCGCACCTCCGACGGGACCCGACACCGCCTGTGGGCCCTGCCGTCGACGGCCGCGCACGCCCAGATCAGCGCCGACCTGGCCCAGCGGACCGCCCTCATCGCCGACGGCCACCACCGCTACGACGCCTACCGCGCCATGCACGAGCACCACCGCGAACCCGCATGGGCCTACGGACTCGCCTTCCTCGTGGACAGCGAGGTCCACCCACCGCGCCTCGGCGCCATCCACCGCGTCCTGCCCGGCCTCGACACCGCCGCCGCCCTGGAGACCGCCCGCGAGATCGCCACCGTGGACGAGCTCGCGGACCAGGCCCCGCACGTACCGGAGACGGCCCCCACCCCCTCACTCGTGCTGGCGGCCCCCGACGGCACGGCCCACCTGGTCCACGACTTCGACGAGGCCGCGCTCAAGCGCGCCATGCCCACCCGCTCGACCGACTGGCGGCACCTGCCCACAGCGATCCTGCAGGAAGTGCTCCTCCCCCGGTGGAACTTCCAAGGCGAGATCCGCATGGTCCACGACGACCCCGGCGAAGCCGTCCAGGCCGCCCGGGAGACCGAGGGCACGGCCGTACTCGTGCCCCCGATGAGCGTGCAGCACGTCTACGCGATCGCCGACCGCGGGGAACTCACCCCCCGCAAGTCCACCTCCTTCGGCCCCAAACCGCGCTCCGGCCTGGTCATGCGCATCCTCGACCACCCCTGA